The Poecilia reticulata strain Guanapo unplaced genomic scaffold, Guppy_female_1.0+MT scaffold_539, whole genome shotgun sequence genome window below encodes:
- the LOC103461065 gene encoding tectonic-3, with product MVTSQSCTTDPDLSTISYYFNMSLITVPTTDMTIRSDRLVPVIPLSDWPAPVKQNGFCLNVVKTVQFLVCYTPKGELTNTSINFTLTDVPLEQLVLQTHSVEFQLLQWYTPRPTPVKPNPPPVGLRKGSAVMALIDGEMQPLKSLGVSEGGRCSSDPSRLSPILFTHNTISGCTFSSETQNCTELRSQIYEIFRGSTAPDKIAMNSGLQPNWTRVLIQDCLIDPQESCESGCSLPLSFSIQIIWARQGFIEVPQNYILGAKFLFRCQNVQCPLSSPLTLTAKATFVETTVYPEAPRGVPQPHWRFPFDFFTRGAAELDGHLDTSGSGAEKVTWSLMAFPLLLLSELGLINFDIT from the exons GTTCCAACAACTGACATGACAATCAGATCAGATCGTTTG GTCCCTGTTATACCGCTGTCAGACTGGCCTGCACCTGTCAAACAAAACggcttttgtttaaatgttgtgaaaacG GTACAGTTTTTGGTTTGCTACACACCCAAAGGAGAGTTGACGAACACATCCATCAACTTCACCCTGACTGACGTTCCCCTTGAACAGCTGGTCCTCCAGACACACTCTGTAGAATTTCAG CTGTTACAGTGGTACACACCCAGGCCCACTCCTGTGAAACCAAACCCACCTCCAGTTGGACTGAGAAAGGGATCTGCTGTCATGGCGCTTATTGACGGAGAAATGCAGCCG TTGAAGTCACTTGGCGTTTCAGAAGGTGGCAGGTGTTCCTCTGATCCCAGCAGACTATCGCCCATCCTCTTCACACACAACACCATCAGTGGCTGCACATTCAG TTCTGAAACTCAGAATTGCACTGAGCTACGGTCACAGATTTATGAGATCTTCCGAGGATCCACTGCTCCCGATAAGATCGCCATGAACTCGGGCCTCCAGCCGAACTGGACGAGAGTCCTGATACAGGACTGTCTGATCGATCCGCAG GAGTCATGTGAATCGGGCTGCAgccttcctctctctttctccatccAAATTATTTGGGCTCGTCAGGGATTCATCGAGGTTCCTCAGAACTACATCCTGGGAGCCAAATTTCTCTTCCGCTGTCAAAACGTCCAG TGTCCGTTATCATCTCCTCTCACCCTGACGGCCAAAGCCACGTTCGTAGAAACCACCGTTTACCCAGAAGCCCCCAGAGGGGTTCCTCAGCCCCACTGGAGGTTTCCGTTCGACTTCTTCACGAGAGGCGCCGCGGAGCTGGACGGCCATCTTGATACGAGCGGCAGCGGCGCCGAGAAGGTCACATGGAGTTTAATGGCGTTCCCACTGTTGCTGCTCTCAGAGTTAGGACTCATAAACTTTGACATAACAtag